The nucleotide window ttcaccaaataaccgtgaatgtttttttttacagtttttggttttttattgaggttttcgtatgaaaatttcaaaaaaagaattcattatttatagaatttatcattccaatttcttaatatttcaaatccataaaaacatagcttcaaaaatgtattaataactaaatttttcttcaatctttTGCAAAATGGCTTaaggcaattttttttcaattaattttgtaaatgataaaaacaacactgaaaatcaagaaaaaaatgttaactaaatttgaattaacaaaaatttaatcatttgaataaattctgttattaattaacttcaaaattaattcagtttaaacaaaggcttttgaatgaatctaaaaaaataaaattgggaaaggatttatggaatgaaaggctgacattatTTAATTACGGCTTAAGATTTTAgcgaattaagctcaaattgtatGAATTAATTTGAAGCtcttatatataataattataacgctaacccccagtaacacgaagtctggttatgtgttaactaatagttatactgacagtttacatacaaaaataattttaaacgacagTATAACTACTAGTTAGCACCTaatcagacttcgtgttaaATGGGGTAAGTTTTTATACGAAATTcggctataatattcataatttacagtatcattatatattttgggaatagccgggtacccgggaatgtagaaaaaaaattcccgattcccgggaatcaaagaAGGTCGGGAAATTCCCATGAAATTTtccatgtgaaatttttagatggaattttgtaaacaataaacagctgttacgaacaaaatcagctattgtgaatgaaaagttctgGATCAGAtattgaatatttcatgggaacataaatttcacatgtttttcacgataggggtgaatgattccaattcttgatcttctaacttttttggctggcctgaacGATCTTTGTTTatattccgtgtcaaaatcaccacttctgaaccatcTGAAAAAACCATATCTCGCCTCCAATTATTGATTTTCAACTTTATTATTGTATATTCCCAATTGTTTAGAAGTGAAATTTATACTTCAGTTACGCATTCAATGTTTATGGCTTACGTTATTTACAATCATGAAATGGGAATATTCACCGCATtgtaatttttggtttaaaaaaatgtagcatGAAGACTGGCGACATTTTTCGATGTCACTTACACGTAATTTTCTTATAGTGCTGTTAAATTGTTAGAAGATACTCTTGGAGTAGTTGACCATTCTAGATATGATCATCCGTGGCAAACAAATCTTAAGCACACAAAAGCCCTACTTCGTCAGTAGTTTGGAAGAGATGTGTAATAGTGCTCGGAGATCAAGAGTCAGATACAGAAAAAGGTGACATAAAGCAAATAATGAAGAAGAAAGGTAGTGTCTTAAAAAGTGGTTAGAGATTTGAATTCACCGTTGAATATCCTTTAAATAGCCAAACTATTCCCCTGATAAAACATAGTATGTTACACTCCCAAGTTTATCTAGAAATCTAGTACGTAGCCATTTAAATCCAACTGTTTCCGGCTCCCATTTACCTATAAAGGCCCCAATTTACAGTGGCCGGTAATCACTCCTACTAGAATTCTGAGACTACACCTATCCAACTCAATTAGTGTTCAAGTTGCCATTGCATCCAGTTTTTGCCAAAAGGCATTGGACACTAGATAATCCGTCCTACTATTCTAGGATTGGTTGGTGGAGTCACTGAATCTTTCAAATATTAGCCTGTTTTTTTGGTTGCCCTTGCATCCAGTTTTGGCCAAAAGGTGTTGGATACTTGACAATTCGTTCCACTATTCTAAGATTGATTGGTGGAGTCACTGAATCTTTCAAATATTAGCCTGTAGTAGTGACAAATAGGAGGTCTTAGAACGAAAGTAACGGCCATAGGATAATTCCGTTTACAAATTAGAACATTTTCACAGTGGAGgagtatttaaacaaacaaaatgacaGTCAACATTCTACGTCAGTCATCTGCAATTGTGTACCAATCcgacattttgtttataaattaaccATGAATCTTTCAGCAGGACTTTGTCCCAGCATATAATGCAAGAACAATAcaaatctaattaaaaaacatttggccaattttatttctacTGAAGATACATATTAGCCGTCTCGTAGACCAGATCTGAATCCTTTAGATTAGAAATTGTGGTCTGCTTTATAGAGCATGGTTGTCACCCAAATTTGGTATTCCTAAAGCGTGTCCTTATCctgaatgttgaaaattttcctATGGATTTGGTACGTACTGCTATATTACGACGTTTTTAATACTTAACTTACTTTTTTATAGTTGTCGTTACGATTTTATCACGAAAAAACTGTATACTAGAACTTATGTACTACGTACAACTagcatttaaaatataatactgGTATTTTATTAGCCATAtgaattgtataaaatttacattaaatcatgcttttttccaaagaaatataaaagaatAACGACTACTGTTTCCTTGGACAGAAGCAAAATAACACGCAAAACAACATGACATCATAAAGTTAAAACtccaaataaaattataaatacaaaatgacTCTGCAAAGTTTACCTTTTTTCTAAATCTGCACTAAAATATACATTCTTACGCACATATGTACTTacagttttgttattgttttgtgtttttgcgttatcaacataaaaattaagaattgtgctaaaacGGAGTATAAACAGAAATCATGTTACTCTAATAATATCACGTGTGATTCACCACacactttaaatgtttaaatgtgaTACGCAAAAAATCCactaacaaaacaaacaaataaacaatcaataaacaaaacaaaacataatttattagcAATTATAAGTTAGCaggttttgtattttttccttGTCTGtctatataatatttatcaatacttaattaatatacataaataataataataattctaagaaaaatattaaggaAATTCCTACTAATCAATCCATACAAATATTAtcacaatttattattaataactaaattaatgtttatttaatttaattttgtttaggtATTTCAGTGGATAAATGAATTAGCACATCCAGAAACGCGTGAAGCTGCTCTATTGGAATTGAGCAAAAAACGCGAAACCGTTACAGATTTGGCACCAATGCTATGGCATAGTTTTGGTACAATAGCTGCCCTCCTACAAGAAATCATAAATATATATCCTTCAATTAATCCTGCCACATTAACTGCTCATCAATCAAATCGTGTTTGTAATGCCTTAGCATTATTGCAATGTGTTGCTTCGCATCCCGATACCCGTACGGTATTTTTGCAAGCACAAATTCCCTTGTTCCTATATCCGTTTTTGCAGACCACCTCAAAAACGCGACCATTCGAATATTTAAGATTAACGAGTTTGGGTGTGATTGGTGCGCTCGTTAAggtatgttttatatttacaattgtatttagaatttgaaatatttaattaatttttgttttgttttgttttccagACTGATGAACAAGAAGTGATAACTTTCCTTTTAACTTCTGAAATCATTCCTTTATGCCTACGCATTATGGAATTTGGCTCGGAGCTGAGTAAAACTGTGGCtacatttattttacaaaaaatattactgGATGAAAGTGGTTTGTCATATGTCTGCCAGACATATGAACGATTTTCACATGTTGCTATTATTTTggtaagttatttatttatataaaaaaaaacaaaacaataaattaagaaaaatttctaTTATAATATAAAGCAAATCACACATATTTAAGAAATCTTGCTATATTTACACCAATAgattaatttaagaaatttcgcAATTCAAtgctgaatttttttgttttataattagaagatttatttttctttttttttaaattttattttcaaaataaggtAATTTGTTAATTGAAGAAAATACGTTCTTATCTCAgacataaattaaattgtttatattaatacaAAGTATGTGGTTATCAAcacactttatttaaaaaggcataaaaaaacaataaaacgtTGCAAAAAGTCAGGCCCCTGAAACTCTCAAAAagaatacttaaaaatattaaaataaatttaaatttatatacaaaatttatattatagattttgtattgaaaacaaCATATATAGAAGCAAATGCTTCGACTATATATTTTAGTATACAAATTTGTGCGAATTTGAAATCATATGTAAACTTTAGCAGCCACTCTAATccatatttcagtttttttaatacaaattatagTTAATTGAACCCAATCCTGAAAAACTATtccctaaaacagttttctgTTCAAAGTGAAGAAACAAAATGGAATTGAATTAAAATCCCCCAAGTAAATGTATGgttcgattatggatggcaaccgttGTTGTCGGTTGCCAACCAGAAATTTGTGCTTGccaacgcaactgaagttcggttaccatccataatcgacccattgGTGTTGCTGCGCACCTGAAAAATGTGCTTGAAATAAGCtctaaaatacattaaaatgttTTGGTTCGTTTCGGATTAAGCcgaatatttattcgaatataatGTTCGATTTCAACcgtaaaaaaagtattttctgTCGGGTTCAACTAATTTCATATTGTTGCCAACGAGTACTCTTTCACGTTAAATTAGCTAATTTTTTATGTCAAAAAAAGTAAATCTAACGAGAAAGAATTCAAgaaagaatttataaaaaaaaaactattttttcataaaaactttaaaagaaatttttttcgaagaaataaatattaaagggGTTTTTCAAATGTGATATTTTtcgtagttttaaattttttcacaaaaaagttttatttgccACCAAGTattaaaaagaacttttttgtcaaaaagaaTCTTCTTTACAGGAAATCCTTTTGAATCTAATAGAAGAAGGGATAAAAAAGctgtttcattaatttttttaggcaggggaaaaactctttttttttattatacatatagatTTTTCACCGTATAATAagctttttcattaaaactgtGAAGAAGCTGTTtttacaaacaatattttttacccaaTAAATGTACTATGAAAAGGTcttattcttcaaattttataaatttttctccaaaaactaatattttgacAATAAATATGACGTCCAGGCAGaaaaataacgtcacagtattGTTGAAGATTGTAGATaatttctagttctagttcagtactagttcagttctagttcagttctagttcagttctagttcagtactagttcagttctagttcagttctagttcagtactagttcagttctagttcagttctagttcagttctagttcagttctagttcagttctagttcagttctagttcagttctagttcagttctagttcagttctagttcagttctagttcagttctagttcagttctagttcagttctagttcagttctagttcagttctagttcagttctagttcagttctagttcagttctagttcagttctagttcagttctagttcagttctagttcagttctagttcagttctagttcagttctagttcagttctagttcagttctagttcagttctagttcagttctagttcagttctagttcagttctagttcagttctagttcagttctagttcagttctagttcagttctagttcagttctagttcagttctaattcagttctagttcagttctagttcagttctagttcagttctagttcagttctagttcagttctagttcagttctagttcagttctagttcagttctagttcagttctagttcagttctagttcagttctagttcagttctagttcagttctagttcagttctagttcagttctagttcagttctagttcagttctagttcagttctagttcagttctagttcagttcagttctagttcagttctagttcagttctagttcagttctagttcagttctagttcagttctagttcagttctagttcagttctagttcagttctagttcagttctagttcagttctagttcagttctagttcagttctagttcagttctagttcagttctagttcagttctagttcagttctagttcagttctagttcagttctagttcagttctagttcagttctagttcagttctagttcagttctagttcagttctagttcagttctagttcagttctagttcagttctagttcagttctagttcagttctagttcagttctagttcagttctagttcagttctagttcagttctagttcagttctagttcaggtctagttcagttctagttcagttctagttcagttctagttcagttctagttcagttctagttcagttctagttcagttctagttcagttctagttcagttctagttcagttctagttcagttctagttcagttctagttcagttctagttcagttctagttcagttctagttcagttctagttcagttctagttcagttctagttcagttctagttcagttctagttcagttctagttcagttctagttcagttctagttcagttctagttcagttctagttcagttctagttcagttctagttcagttctagttcagttctagttcagttctagttcagttctagttcagttctagttcagttctagttcagttctagttcagttctagttcagttctagttcagttctagttcagttctagttcagttctagttcagttctagttcagttctagttcagttctagttcagttctagttcagttctagttcagttctagttcagttctagttcagttctagttcagttctagttcagttctagttcagttctagttcagttctagttcagttctagttcagttctagttcagttctagttcagttctagttcagttctagttcagttctagttcagttctagttcagttctagttcagttctagttcagttctagttcagttctagttcagttctagttcagttctagttcagttctagttcagttctagttcagttctagttcagttctagttcagttctagttcagttctagttcagttctagtggTTTCACAACGTTCTAAAAACCTCAATAAGTTAAATAGTAACACACTACTTGACACAACTAGGGAAAGCTAATTATTCGTGTAGACATATTCCAATAGGCgacaaaacattaattttatttaatagaaaaatatcaTTTAATTATAGAAAACAATTGATTAACAATATCAGTGCAAAATGTGGGGACATTTGCattaatcatttttaaatacgtttaaaagaaagtacatttttgtatatgtttgtatgttcaTATATACTAGGGTTTCTATtcgggaaaaaaaaaaatatcccgGGAGTGcacagataaaacagattctagtgatttgttgccaatcgaatgattcaattatatccatagatttgtTCGATAATAGCAGCAGATTCTCGGACAATACAGAAGACTTGCAATTTTAATAACCCAATTTTTGTCACcccaattgaaaattttcagcCTCAacggaaaaatttttattatcacAAAGAAAACTATAATCTCTGAGTGacagaaacaaaaatttggatttAAACTAGGACTAATTATCTTTCTAGTGGTTCGACTTAAtacaaattgtaattttaaatttgtaaaagaatttatatttagagaaaataattacaattattgtggtttaaattttatttgtataataatgttattgaattttaaggatttatttcaataattttattgatttttggtttaatttagtattgaatgaacagatattttaaatatgtttccgGAATGCAAAAAGTCCGGATATTAGGAACcctaacataaatacataatcatttgttgttgttttatttctttcaggGTAAAATGGTGATACAATTAGCTAAGGAGCCATCTGCACGTCTACTGAAACATGTAGTACGTTGCTATTTAAGATTATCAGACAATCCCAggtaagttatttatttattttattttaattaatttaataacttaaatccaaatgtgtgtttcttttttaaattaaagagcACGAGAGGCTTTAAGACAATGTCTTCCGGATCAGTTGCGTGATGCCACATTTTCAGTATGTTTACAAGATGATAAATCAACTAAACACTGGTtacaattattaattaaaaacctAGAATTAGGCGCTGTGCCACCCACAGATCCCCGTCAAATTGGTATGTCACCTTTGACCTcataaattaagtaaaaaataaaactaaaaaaataacaggTCAGACTTAATAGAAATACAAAAATGATACATAAGAAAGcagctttttttctaaaaaaacaaatatatataaacaaaattaaacaaaaaacagtcCAATGGCTTAAAGtctgtctgtttttttttatagatatattttcgttattaaataaataattaaatataaatattttttacttaaaacaaaactgaaaaaaaaacaaaaataaaagaaacaacaacaaaaaaaactaagctaaattaaacaaaacaaaaaagaaaaaagcaaaaataatatttcgtaTAAGGTAAAATATACTTAAACTTAAATGAAATCTAAATCTAACAAAatgaaaatcatatttaaacataatGTAAATTAAACGTGATAAATgtgaatattattattaataataaaataacttgataaattatgaatatatattaaaaaaaaacaaaaaaaaaacaaaaaacaaatcca belongs to Calliphora vicina chromosome 4, idCalVici1.1, whole genome shotgun sequence and includes:
- the Rcd-1 gene encoding CCR4-NOT transcription complex subunit 9 — encoded protein: MSAQPSPACMTPQNEQEKVFQWINELAHPETREAALLELSKKRETVTDLAPMLWHSFGTIAALLQEIINIYPSINPATLTAHQSNRVCNALALLQCVASHPDTRTVFLQAQIPLFLYPFLQTTSKTRPFEYLRLTSLGVIGALVKTDEQEVITFLLTSEIIPLCLRIMEFGSELSKTVATFILQKILLDESGLSYVCQTYERFSHVAIILGKMVIQLAKEPSARLLKHVVRCYLRLSDNPRAREALRQCLPDQLRDATFSVCLQDDKSTKHWLQLLIKNLELGAVPPTDPRQIGMSPLTS